The genomic segment TTCAGCATCCGGTGTACAAAGCACCAAAACGCGTGTAACTTTACCAGTGCCATGAGGAAGTGATACAACACCTCTCACCATCTGGTTAGCCTTACGCGGGTCAACGCCCAAACGTACGTCGATATCCAGAGAAGCGTCAAACTTAGTAAAAGAGATTTCCTTTACCAACTGAGCAGCTTCCTTGAGAGAGTATGCTTTCCCTGCTTCAATTTTTTCTGCAGCCAACTTTTGATTTTTTGTCAGTTTACTCATTCTAATTGAAGTTTATTAGTTATTAACCGGGAACTCCCCTTTTACAGCGATACCCATACTACGAGCTGTACCGGCAACCATCTTCATGGCAGCCTCGACAGTGAAACAGTTTAAGTCAACCATCTTGTCCTGAGCAATCGTACGAACCTGTTCCCAAGTAATCTCGGCAACTTTCTTACGGTTAGGCTCAGCAGAACCACTCTTTACCTTAGCCACTTCAAGCAATTGAATAGCAACGGGAGGAGTCTTGATTACAAAATCGAAAGACTTATCTGCGTAGTAAGTGATAATCACAGGAAGAATCTTTCCTGCTTTGTCTTGGGTTCTGGCGTTGAATTGCTTGCAAAACTCCATGATGTTGATTCCCTTAG from the Bacteroides eggerthii genome contains:
- the rplK gene encoding 50S ribosomal protein L11 codes for the protein MAKEVAGLIKLQIKGGAANPSPPVGPALGSKGINIMEFCKQFNARTQDKAGKILPVIITYYADKSFDFVIKTPPVAIQLLEVAKVKSGSAEPNRKKVAEITWEQVRTIAQDKMVDLNCFTVEAAMKMVAGTARSMGIAVKGEFPVNN